A part of Astyanax mexicanus isolate ESR-SI-001 chromosome 2, AstMex3_surface, whole genome shotgun sequence genomic DNA contains:
- the mkrn1 gene encoding probable E3 ubiquitin-protein ligase makorin-1 isoform X1 translates to MAEAAAAPTAAPTTAGGWTKHVTCRYFMHGLCKEGDNCRYSHDQSSSKPAMICKFFQKGCCAFGDRCRYEHTKPAKQEELPGSMPSAPLPAALLAVAGAPDSVPSGPGGTSDAQERPHSSGAVDWVNAAEFVPGQPYCGRADTLAEGPGPLIEDEYEKEQADKELKKQLCPYAAVGECRYGLNCAYLHGDACDMCGLQVLHPSDTAQRSQHIRACIEAHEKDMEISFAIQRSKDMMCGVCMEVVFEKANPSERRFGILSNCSHCYCLKCIRKWRSAKQFESKIIKSCPECRITSNFVIPSEYWVEDKEEKQNLIQKYKDGMGTKPCRYFDEGRGTCPFGANCFYKHAFPDGHLEEAQPQNQNQSQRRQNGSNGRNRNSRRTPLWDMFDERESSDSLDNDDEEMVTFELSEMLLMLLAAGTDDDVTDSEDEWDLFHEELDDYYELYL, encoded by the exons GTATTTCATGCATGGTCTTTGCAAAGAGGGGGACAACTGTCGATACTCTCATGATCAAAGCAGCAGCAAGCCAGCCATGATCTGCAAATTCTTTCAGAAAGGTTGCTGTGCGTTTGGTGATCGTTGCAG GTATGAACACACCAAACCAGCCAAGCAAGAGGAACTCCCTGGCTCCATGCCTTCTGCGCCGCTTCCCGCTGCCCTCCTTGCCGTTGCTGGTGCCCCTGACTCCGTGCCCAGTGGGCCAGGTGGCACAAGCGATGCCCAGGAAAGGCCCCACAGCTCCGGGGCAGTGGACTGGGTCAATGCCGCCGAGTTTGTGCCTGGCCAGCCCTACTGTGGGAGGG CAGACACTCTTGCGGAGGGTCCTGGACCTCTCATCGAGGACGAATATGAGAAGGAACAAGCCGACAAGGAGCTGAAGAAGCAGCTGTGCCCGTATGCCGCCGTGGGCGAGTGCCGCTATGGTCTCAACTGTGCCTATCTCCATGGCGATGCGTGTGATATGTGTGGCCTGCAGGTGCTCCATCCGTCCGACACTGCTCAGCGCTCTCAGCACATCAGG GCATGCATTGAGGCTCATGAGAAAGACATGGAGATTTCATTCGCCATCCAGCGCAGTAAGGACATGATGTGCGGCGTGTGCATGGAGGTGGTGTTCGAGAAGGCCAACCCCAGCGAGCGCCGCTTTGGCATCCTGTCAAACTGCAGCCACTGCTACTGCCTCAAGTGCATCCGCAAGTGGAGGAGTGCCAAGCAGTTTGAGAGCAAGATCATTAA GTCCTGCCCAGAGTGTCGCATTACGTCCAATTTTGTCATCCCAAGTGAATACTGGGTGGAAGACAAAGAGGAAAAGCAGAATCTCATCCAGAAATACAAGGATGGCATGGG GACTAAACCATGCCGGTATTTTGATGAGGGCCGTGGAACATGTCCGTTTGGAGCCAACTGCTTCTACAAGCATGCTTTCCCTGACGGACACCTGGAGGAGGCTCAgcctcagaaccagaaccagtcTCAACGGCGGCAAAACGGCTCCAATGGGAGGAACAGG AACTCGAGGCGCACGCCGCTGTGGGACATGTTCGACGAGCGGGAGAGCAGCGACTCCTTGGATAACGACGACGAGGAGATGGTGACGTTCGAGCTGAGCGAGATGCTTCTCATGCTCCTGGCCGCGGGGACCGACGACGACGTCACCGACTCTGAAGACGAGTGGGACTTGTTTCACGAAGAGTTGGACGATTACTACGAGCTCTACCTATAG
- the mkrn1 gene encoding probable E3 ubiquitin-protein ligase makorin-1 isoform X2, which yields MAEAAAAPTAAPTTAGGWTKHVTCRYFMHGLCKEGDNCRYSHDQSSSKPAMICKFFQKGCCAFGDRCRYEHTKPAKQEELPGSMPSAPLPAALLAVAGAPDSVPSGPGGTSDAQERPHSSGAVDWVNAAEFVPGQPYCGRDTLAEGPGPLIEDEYEKEQADKELKKQLCPYAAVGECRYGLNCAYLHGDACDMCGLQVLHPSDTAQRSQHIRACIEAHEKDMEISFAIQRSKDMMCGVCMEVVFEKANPSERRFGILSNCSHCYCLKCIRKWRSAKQFESKIIKSCPECRITSNFVIPSEYWVEDKEEKQNLIQKYKDGMGTKPCRYFDEGRGTCPFGANCFYKHAFPDGHLEEAQPQNQNQSQRRQNGSNGRNRNSRRTPLWDMFDERESSDSLDNDDEEMVTFELSEMLLMLLAAGTDDDVTDSEDEWDLFHEELDDYYELYL from the exons GTATTTCATGCATGGTCTTTGCAAAGAGGGGGACAACTGTCGATACTCTCATGATCAAAGCAGCAGCAAGCCAGCCATGATCTGCAAATTCTTTCAGAAAGGTTGCTGTGCGTTTGGTGATCGTTGCAG GTATGAACACACCAAACCAGCCAAGCAAGAGGAACTCCCTGGCTCCATGCCTTCTGCGCCGCTTCCCGCTGCCCTCCTTGCCGTTGCTGGTGCCCCTGACTCCGTGCCCAGTGGGCCAGGTGGCACAAGCGATGCCCAGGAAAGGCCCCACAGCTCCGGGGCAGTGGACTGGGTCAATGCCGCCGAGTTTGTGCCTGGCCAGCCCTACTGTGGGAGGG ACACTCTTGCGGAGGGTCCTGGACCTCTCATCGAGGACGAATATGAGAAGGAACAAGCCGACAAGGAGCTGAAGAAGCAGCTGTGCCCGTATGCCGCCGTGGGCGAGTGCCGCTATGGTCTCAACTGTGCCTATCTCCATGGCGATGCGTGTGATATGTGTGGCCTGCAGGTGCTCCATCCGTCCGACACTGCTCAGCGCTCTCAGCACATCAGG GCATGCATTGAGGCTCATGAGAAAGACATGGAGATTTCATTCGCCATCCAGCGCAGTAAGGACATGATGTGCGGCGTGTGCATGGAGGTGGTGTTCGAGAAGGCCAACCCCAGCGAGCGCCGCTTTGGCATCCTGTCAAACTGCAGCCACTGCTACTGCCTCAAGTGCATCCGCAAGTGGAGGAGTGCCAAGCAGTTTGAGAGCAAGATCATTAA GTCCTGCCCAGAGTGTCGCATTACGTCCAATTTTGTCATCCCAAGTGAATACTGGGTGGAAGACAAAGAGGAAAAGCAGAATCTCATCCAGAAATACAAGGATGGCATGGG GACTAAACCATGCCGGTATTTTGATGAGGGCCGTGGAACATGTCCGTTTGGAGCCAACTGCTTCTACAAGCATGCTTTCCCTGACGGACACCTGGAGGAGGCTCAgcctcagaaccagaaccagtcTCAACGGCGGCAAAACGGCTCCAATGGGAGGAACAGG AACTCGAGGCGCACGCCGCTGTGGGACATGTTCGACGAGCGGGAGAGCAGCGACTCCTTGGATAACGACGACGAGGAGATGGTGACGTTCGAGCTGAGCGAGATGCTTCTCATGCTCCTGGCCGCGGGGACCGACGACGACGTCACCGACTCTGAAGACGAGTGGGACTTGTTTCACGAAGAGTTGGACGATTACTACGAGCTCTACCTATAG
- the tmem121b gene encoding transmembrane protein 121B, whose amino-acid sequence MIAQIGKDNPAASCPRAAAAAYPDSPASSAPDHGQLFLRRPTQTSTGSVNPEGGSTQPLVPSASAAANSAASRTMTSSGEFAPSAGPLFVPNSRRNLLYKALCFAVLAAQGAVLDYYLIAFTDLYWCSWIATDLVVLSGWAIFFAKNSRSKRERACGFRQKGSLFGCRLGEFAFAYLAWLIYVIACAPKVVLILETSILELVAQRVPLGVTGFELAVLLAAPLLFCLINSVAEDPNGATRHHSRGCFTATCMDVLDSFELVEALVRGTLPTDARYVRYAVVAAHVVALAAPVVWLYELTASRARCRWAWARFLTGALVNAPLLAIRCVLVLLYHAPASLFLFKNAFFLACACLELIEQCANARSARRLAGHAAQVSHCVSENDMGPHGYVNTLAVSTQP is encoded by the coding sequence ATGATCGCGCAAATCGGCAAAGACAATCCCGCGGCCAGCTGTCCCCGAGCCGCAGCGGCCGCGTACCCGGACTCCCCCGCGTCCTCGGCGCCGGACCACGGGCAGCTCTTCCTCCGCAGGCCCACTCAGACCAGCACGGGCAGCGTCAACCCGGAGGGCGGCAGCACGCAGCCGCTGGTCCCCTCAGCCTCCGCCGCCGCCAACTCTGCCGCCTCGCGCACCATGACGTCCTCGGGCGAGTTCGCGCCGTCCGCTGGCCCGCTGTTCGTGCCAAACTCGCGGCGGAACCTGCTGTACAAGGCGCTGTGCTTCGCGGTGCTGGCCGCGCAGGGCGCCGTGCTGGACTACTACCTCATCGCCTTCACCGACCTGTACTGGTGCTCGTGGATCGCCACGGACCTCGTGGTGCTCTCCGGCTGGGCCATCTTCTTCGCCAAGAACAGCCGCAGCAAGCGCGAGCGCGCGTGCGGATTCCGCCAGAAGGGCTCGCTTTTCGGCTGCCGCCTGGGAGAGTTCGCCTTTGCCTACCTGGCCTGGCTCATCTACGTGATCGCGTGCGCGCCCAAGGTCGTGCTGATCCTCGAGACGTCCATCCTGGAGCTGGTCGCGCAGCGCGTGCCGCTCGGCGTCACGGGGTTCGAGCTGGCAGTGCTGCTCGCGGCGCCGCTGCTCTTCTGCCTCATCAACTCGGTGGCGGAGGACCCGAACGGAGCCACGCGCCACCACTCGCGCGGGTGCTTTACGGCCACGTGCATGGACGTGCTGGACAGCTTCGAGCTCGTGGAGGCGCTCGTGCGCGGCACGCTGCCCACAGACGCGCGCTACGTCAGGTACGCGGTGGTGGCAGCGCACGTGGTGGCGCTGGCCGCGCCCGTCGTGTGGCTATACGAGCTGACCGCCTCGCGTGCGCGCTGCCGCTGGGCGTGGGCGCGCTTTCTGACGGGCGCGCTGGTGAACGCGCCGCTGCTGGCCATCCGGTGCGTGCTGGTGCTGCTGTACCACGCGCCGGCCTCGCTCTTCCTCTTCAAGAACGCCTTCTTCTTGGCCTGCGCGTGCCTGGAGCTCATCGAGCAGTGCGCGAACGCGCGCAGCGCGCGCCGGCTGGCGGGACACGCGGCGCAGGTCTCGCACTGCGTCTCGGAGAACGACATGGGCCCGCACGGCTACGTCAACACGCTGGCCGTCAGCACGCAGCCGTAG
- the il17ra1a gene encoding interleukin 17 receptor A1a, with protein MALLYLRAALFLCFLSQSSALRVLNSSELRCALEDVPCKAEFNNCFYEEWMKQQDYTPSAPRDLRAKWDVRVDENGDLVPVIVAQWNAMDDGSIFFLKGNQLQVMKLDTSEHLCIQNTLSEGLSGMRSPTNELWPFFVDQMVVDPGFNYSVSISNLPKPNSGQSNYDIRTFVAVPDCSHPVVQKTKFCIETGSFWQPNITMKRTGADDRTLLVSFNTGELSENYYVFVRCGDDKHRKQILNKDKMSLLNITFDLDAWPHTCCKFSVQIQPFFTKCKNDCTRKNRFFNICPEAPAPLKESKMWLVFAGLFLLFSGLVVFAACLCRRKQQRNRLENEPLIILPTPSHPVPPHTHSVLILYSRDHPKYTDIVLKLCAFLRAKCGIQVYLDLLDTTSVGVMGRLQWTEQHMRLIEQTSNKVLVLCSRGVQAKWGAMCGGPRVYLREDVQSPMGDMLTLALQLITPDMQHPASYGKYLVAYFDDICGEQDVPSMLDVAVKYKLMKHFETLYFRILDREQYQPGKINTIEGLGIDEYFNCDSGKALKDAIEIFQAYQVENPDWFEEECCDSEDEVIAAESIPFIDENIPPVLTCEPVINIGPPVLKHGVEIHPIDLTEDVRTSEIPNLNLDVEEPSMLGIQPVLSQVYSIYPSVEPPPGIHTSGVYPALIDTHSCLLAEPALHELLPPNQNELYVKDYLPSDDCERRSVDAMEALQQLQLSLMSSQIPAPPPSMVDHNQPEERDESEMEEASGKRQSRWSDQGYSSRDSNSNVREEPPAFSLADLAKLQEVLYLNSPISSGFCTET; from the exons ATGGCTCTACTCTACCTGAGGGCGGCTTTATTTCTCTGCTTTCTGTCTCAGAGCTCGGCTCTCCGCGTGCTCAACTCCTCCGAGCTGAGGTGTGCTCTCGAG GACGTGCCATGTAAAGCTGAGTTTA ATAACTGCTTCTATGAAGAATGGATGAAACAGCAGGATTACACTCCGAGTGCGCCGCGGGATCTGAGAGCCAAATGGGATGTCAGGGTTGACGAGAATGGAGACTTGGTGCCGGTAATTGTGGCACAATGGAATGCAATGGATGATG GAAGCATCTTTTTTCTGAAAGGAAATCAGCTTCAGGTGATGAAGTTAGACACCAGTGAACACTTGTGTATCCAAAACACACTTTCTGAGGGGCTTTCGGGTATGAGGAGTCCCACTAATGAACTG tggCCGTTTTTCGTGGACCAAATGGTGGTTGACCCTGGATTTAACTATTCAGTTTCCATCTCCAACCTCCCTAAGCCAAATTCAGGCCAGTCCAACTACGATATTCGCACATTTGTTGCTGTTCCAG ACTGCAGTCACCCTGTCGTGCAGAAGACCAAGTTCTGTATTGAAACAG GATCTTTTTGGCAGCCCAACATTACCATGAAACGCACAGGAGCAGATGACAGGACGCTGCTGGTTTCCTTTAACACGGGAGAGCTTTCTGAAAACTATTATGTCTTTGTGAGGTGTGGTGATGACAAACACAGAAAACAGATTCTCAATAAG GACAAAATGTCATTGCTGAACATTACGTTTGACCTTGATGCTTGGCCACACACATGCTGCAAATTCAGTGTCCAG ATCCAGCCCTTCTTCACCAAGTGTAAAAACGACTGCACCAGAAAGAACCGTTTTTTTAACATATGTCCAG AGGCACCGGCACCTCTAAAAGAGTCTAAGATGTGGCTGGTTTTTGCTGGACTCTTTCTTCTGTTCTCGGGTCTTGTGGTTTTTGCTGCTTGTTTGTGCCGCAGGAAGCAGCAAAGGA atcgATTAGAAAATGAACCACTTATTATTCTGCCCACACCCTCCCACCCAGTTCCACCTCATACGCATTCAGTGCTGATCCTCTACTCTCGAGATCACCCTAAATACACAGACATAGTACTGAAGCTCTGTGCCTTCTTGAGGGCCAAATGTGGCATACAGGTCTACCTGGACCTCTTGGATACGACCTCAGTCGGAGTCATGGGCCGCCTACAGTGGACCGAACAGCACATGCGCCTCATCGAACAAACCTCCAACAAGGTGCTGGTCCTCTGCTCTCGAGGAGTGCAGGCGAAGTGGGGAGCCATGTGTGGAGGACCACGAGTTTACCTACGGGAAGATGTCCAGTCGCCAATGGGAGACATGCTGACTCTCGCGTTACAGCTAATCACGCCCGACATGCAGCATCCAGCCTCGTACGGCAAGTATTTGGTGGCATATTTCGATGATATCTGTGGGGAGCAAGATGTGCCGTCCATGCTTGATGTGGCGGTCAAGTACAAGCTGATGAAGCACTTTGAAACGCTGTACTTCCGAATCCTGGATAGAGAGCAGTATCAACCAGGGAAGATAAATACAATTGAGGGGCTTGGGATTGATGAGTACTTCAACTGCGACTCAGGCAAAGCCTTAAAGGATGCGATAGAAATTTTCCAAGCCTACCAAGTGGAGAATCCAGACTGGTTTGAGGAGGAATGCTGCGACAGCGAAGATGAGGTGATTGCAGCCGAGAGCATCCCATTTATTGATGAGAACATCCCACCTGTTCTTACATGCGAGCCTGTAATCAATATTGGTCCCCCTGTCTTAAAGCACGGAGTTGAGATACACCCCATAGATCTGACGGAAGATGTACGGACTTCTGAAATACCCAATCTGAACCTGGATGTTGAAGAACCTTCCATGCTGGGCATCCAACCAGTGCTGAGCCAGGTATATTCCATCTATCCATCTGTAGAACCACCACCTGGCATACACACATCTGGTGTGTACCCGGCTCTCATAGATACCCACAGCTGCCTTTTGGCTGAACCTGCACTACATGAACTTCTACCTCCAAACCAGAATGAGCTGTATGTGAAGGATTATCTACCGTCAGATGACTGTGAACGGCGCTCAGTGGATGCGATGGAAGCGCTCCAGCAACTGCAGCTCTCCCTGATGTCTTCCCAGATACCTGCTCCTCCACCCTCAATGGTTGATCACAACCAGCCAGAGGAAAGAGATGAGAGTGAGATGGAAGAGGCGTCAGGTAAGAGACAGTCTAGATGGTCAGATCAAGGATACAGTTCCAGAGACTCCAATTCGAATGTACGGGAAGAGCCTCCAGCATTCTCTCTGGCTGATCTGGCCAAGTTACAGGAAGTTCTCTACCTGAACAGTCCCATCTCTTCTGGCTTCTGCACAGAGACTTGA